A window of the Torulaspora globosa chromosome 6, complete sequence genome harbors these coding sequences:
- the LUG1 gene encoding Lug1p (ancestral locus Anc_4.185), protein MQRKAFVKDRTTGGKLKSMPDLAENASNSRVIPPEIVYQILTFQFRDLMSNDYPGNPEKFTENFRTFVRSNLTVNKTFYHVCRVLIYRYCNLTTARRFHNLLEALRQNERVRNIVQVADFQELTSIGLGRSGEMNKMIKNLTNETLSEFLELTKSNLREFLACEHIQDDLDANIVYQLLRPGTVLSVLDFCGCSGAKFTESCIAALERLYRYDELKQQYVTNEENYQVTCLGLNDCTDLPSPVLGRILQMLPELQKLDLGHTSIDDETLMNSLPHLKNLTHLSLSMCLRLSPRGVLEFFSHHPALTDENNLKTLEWLNLYSMPHSSSWTSVHTMFLLKKLCQFGHNKTLQYLNLGGMPFHESDDPSAFKSTYYYQCSDTLQFIKYNFPKLKCLSIRGNNFPITKICDFLKPVSIQNFAGKNGQEIDEHDLPQVQQLKFLNISNNVHVNKWTINDPGLFTSSQSLVALEVSFDAWQQVEKSNERHEIIALRYKNPDSIIKDTADAEIVKWRCYIDSSYGRRYWLHRVDEYLNPADLEKKGNISKYDSNGNKIIEITKQPDFLKFAQSKIMLGCGIVPLSAVRRKECYRDLNPPISHFFTRSGNATLGQAPTPILGPRLPPGGWRVLHHNEEENGGTSDVIPEEDEEDDGDESTNDMRDSFASYENPELSPAYASDRIGSRNGLYWDRSMQNLQLRSQEEPPAFSSPSRQSQLQLHQAPEGISEVEETDDEYLNDTSLQRRRSQLSILGLAFSHPAVSQRCNDRASSGSLVIPLRKPKNYYQLHPQEFVFDTKSSETTKLYRIHFELVSEYEVFGCIERGMYRYYGLKT, encoded by the coding sequence ATGCAGAGAAAGGCCTTTGTTAAAGACAGGACAACAGGAGGCAAACTCAAGTCTATGCCAGATCTTGCGGAGAATGCTTCCAACTCAAGGGTGATACCACCCGAAATCGTATATCAGATTTTAACGTTCCAGTTCAGGGATTTAATGAGCAATGACTATCCAGGAAACCCCGAAAAGTTTACAGAAAACTTCAGAACCTTTGTGAGAAGCAACTTAACCGTCAATAAGACGTTCTACCACGTCTGTCGTGTGCTGATTTACAGGTACTGTAACCTCACCACAGCAAGGCGATTCCACAACCTCCTGGAAGCTCTTAGACAGAATGAAAGGGTGCGCAACATAGTACAAGTAGCTGACTTTCAAGAGTTGACATCGATAGGGCTCGGACGCTCAGGTGAGATGAACAAAATGATCAAGAACCTTACGAATGAAACGCTTTCCGAGTTTTTGGAGCTGACGAAATCTAATCTTAGAGAATTTCTGGCATGCGAGCATATCCAGGATGATCTAGATGCGAATATAGTTTATCAACTACTGCGACCTGGGACGGTTTTAAGTGTTTTGGACTTTTGCGGCTGCTCGGGTGCCAAGTTCACTGAGAGTTGCATAGCAGCACTGGAGAGATTATATCGTTATGACGAGTTAAAGCAACAGTACGTTACCAACGAAGAGAACTACCAAGTTACATGCTTAGGATTGAACGATTGTACTGATCTCCCATCACCCGTGCTGGGTAGAATACTTCAAATGTTACCTGAACTGCAGAAACTAGATCTAGGCCACACCTCTATTGATGATGAGACTTTAATGAACAGCTTGCCgcatttgaagaatctgaCTCACCTTTCCCTATCTATGTGCTTAAGGCTTTCTCCCCGGGGAGTCCTGGAGTTTTTTAGCCACCATCCTGCGTTAACTGATGAGAATAACTTGAAGACCCTGGAATGGCTAAATTTATACTCCATGCCCCATTCGTCCTCGTGGACCTCAGTGCATACAATGtttcttttgaagaaactttgTCAATTCGGCCATAATAAGACGCTTCAATACCTAAACTTAGGCGGTATGCCCTTCCATGAATCCGATGACCCATCTGCTTTTAAATCCACATACTACTACCAGTGTAGCGACACGCTCCAGTTCATCAAGTATAATTTTCCGAAATTAAAATGTCTAAGCATAAGAGGTAACAACTTCCCCATCACGAAGATCTGCGATTTCCTGAAACCTGTAAGTATTCAAAACTTTGCAGGAAAAAACggccaagaaatcgatgagcaCGACTTGCCGCaggttcagcagctcaaaTTTCTCAACATCAGTAATAACGTTCATGTTAATAAGTGGACTATTAATGATCCTGGCCTTTTCACGAGTTCGCAAAGCCTTGTTGCCTTGGAGGTCTCTTTCGATGCATGGCAACAGGTGGAGAAATCAAACGAGAGACATGAGATAATTGCTCTGCGCTATAAAAATCCGGACTCTATCATCAAAGATACGGCAGATGCAGAAATCGTTAAATGGAGATGTTATATTGATTCGTCATATGGCAGGAGATATTGGCTCCACAGAGTAGATGAATATTTGAACCCAGCTGACCTGGAAAAGAAAGGGAATATTTCGAAATATGATTCCAATGGAAACAAGATCATTGAAATCACAAAGCAACCAGATTTTCTGAAGTTCGCTCAAAGCAAAATCATGTTAGGTTGCGGCATCGTCCCACTCAGCGCCGTCAGGAGAAAAGAATGTTATCGAGATCTAAACCCTCCGATATCTCATTTTTTCACTAGAAGTGGGAATGCTACCCTGGGTCAAGCCCCGACGCCAATTCTAGGCCCAAGGTTACCTCCTGGTGGTTGGAGAGTCTTACATCAcaacgaggaagaaaatggCGGGACAAGCGACGTTATTCCcgaagaggacgaggaagacgacgGAGATGAAAGTACGAACGACATGAGGGACTCGTTCGCTTCATATGAGAACCCCGAGCTCTCACCTGCATATGCAAGCGACCGTATTGGCAGCAGAAATGGGCTGTACTGGGACAGGTCTATGCAAAATCTGCAACTGCGCAGTCAAGAGGAGCCACCAGCGTTTTCATCTCCTTCACGACAATCGCAGCTGCAGCTACATCAAGCACCCGAGGGCATCAGcgaagttgaagagacCGATGATGAGTATCTCAATGACACATCGCTGCAGCGTCGCAGGTCGCAACTCAGTATCTTAGGATTGGCATTCTCTCATCCTGCCGTAAGTCAAAGATGCAATGAtcgagcttcttctggctCACTTGTGATCCCACTCAGGAAACCGAAAAACTACTACCAACTACATCCACAAGAGTTCGTCTTTGACACCAAATCCTCCGAAACCACAAAACTCTACAGGATTCATTTCGAATTAGTGAGCGAGTATGAAGTTTTCGGCTGCATTGAACGAGGAATGTATCGATACTACGGGCTGAAGACGTGA
- the PFY1 gene encoding profilin (ancestral locus Anc_5.439) → MSWQAYTDNLLGTGKVDRAVIYSRAGDSVWASSGGLTLQAKEIQEIAQGFDNPSGLQSNGLHIQGQKFMLLRADDRSIYGRHDAEGVVCVRTKQTILIGHYPPSVQAGEATKIVEQLADYLISVQY, encoded by the exons ATGTCTTGGCAAG CTTACACTGATAATCTTTTGGGAACCGGTAAAGTCGACAGGGCAGTGATATACTCTAGAGCCGGCGATTCTGTCTGGGCTTCCTCTGGCGGTCTGACATTGCAAGCTAAGGAGATACAGGAGATCGCGCAGGGCTTTGACAACCCATCGGGGCTGCAAAGCAATGGTTTGCACATCCAGGGACAGAAGTTCATGTTGTTGAGGGCAGATGATAGAAGTATTTACGGTAGACATGACGCTGAAGGTGTGGTTTGTGTGAGAACCAAGCAAACAATCCTCATTGGTCATTATCCACCCAGCGTTCAGGCGGGCGAAGCAACGAAGATCGTTGAACAACTGGCCGACTATCTGATCAGCGTCCAGTACTAG
- a CDS encoding YciI family protein (ancestral locus Anc_5.438) — translation MVEWCIIVYDKADRSKFRPAHLAGIPPLVEQGKLVCAGAIYNEPKAPGEERTFAGSHLQVVADTKEEALEIVKGDIFAKEGVWDLDNIIIYQFGCGVRKEKKLLI, via the coding sequence ATGGTTGAATGGTGTATTATTGTTTATGATAAAGCCGACAGATCAAAGTTCAGACCGGCCCACTTGGCTGGCATCCCTCCTTTAGTCGAACAAGGGAAGCTGGTCTGTGCCGGTGCCATCTACAACGAGCCAAAAGCTCCTGGCGAGGAGCGCACCTTCGCGGGCTCTCACCTGCAAGTGGTTGCAGACACTAAGGAGGAAGCGTTGGAGATTGTCAAAGGTGACATCTTCGCCAAGGAAGGCGTCTGGGATCTAGACAACATCATCATCTACCAGTTCGGATGTGGTGTGCgcaaagagaagaaattgctCATCTAG
- the VPS74 gene encoding Vps74p (ancestral locus Anc_5.442), translating into MSNLQRRRVNRADSEGDSSAQASEFIESTTSKKVAYDPEEAKITDNVKIPKLTLMEEVLLLGLRDKEGYLSFWNDNISYALRGCILIELALRGKIRIIDDSARKRFDVSERLIEVVDASKTGEVLLDEALQLMKYDDPLTIANWIDLLSGETWNLLKINYQLKQVRERLAKGLVDKGVLRTEMKNFFLFDMATHPVTDTSCKEALKRRVLSVLVSRNMELNYNDYFPETTSFKFIRTIALICGAYRANVLENVLTSLDYEKRDRAIARADELLEQYAQYPFALDKATESGLSINLSQEVKEEINENKNCALQLEVVAGVFEVFSRMDMLL; encoded by the coding sequence ATGTCAAACTTACAGCGTCGTAGGGTGAATCGGGCTGATTCTGAAGGCGATTCGTCCGCTCAGGCGAGTGAATTCATCGAATCAACGACATCGAAGAAGGTCGCTTatgatccagaagaagctaaGATAACTGATAACGTGAAGATCCCGAAATTGACTCTTATGGAAGAAGTTTTGTTGCTTGGATTGAGAGATAAGGAAGGTTATTTGTCGTTTTGGAACGACAATATTTCGTACGCCTTACGTGGATGTATTCTAATCGAGCTTGCCCTGAGAGGCAAGATTCGCATTATAGATGATTCTGCTAGGAAAAGATTTGATGTGTCGGAGAGGTTGATTGAGGTTGTGGATGCGAGTAAAACTGGTGAAGTTTTGCTGGATGAAGCTTTACAATTGATGAAGTATGACGACCCCTTGACTATCGCGAACTGGATCGATCTCCTCAGTGGCGAGACGTggaatctgctgaagatCAACTATCAGCTGAAGCAGGTCAGGGAAAGATTAGCCAAAGGGCTTGTCGACAAGGGTGTTTTGAGGAcagagatgaagaacttctttctctttgacATGGCGACTCATCCAGTTACAGACACTAGTTGCAAGGAAGCCCTCAAGCGCAGAGTACTTTCCGTGCTAGTTTCAAGGAATATGGAGCTGAATTACAATGATTACTTTCCAGAGACTacatctttcaagttcataAGGACAATTGCATTAATATGCGGTGCCTACCGTGCTAATGTACTCGAAAACGTCCTGACGTCACTGGATTACGAGAAGAGAGATCGTGCAATTGCAAGAGCtgatgaacttcttgaacaataTGCACAGTACCCGTTTGCTTTGGATAAGGCAACGGAATCCGGTCTTTCAATCAACTTGAGCCAAGAAgtgaaagaagagatcaatgaGAATAAAAACTGCGCATTACAGCTGGAAGTGGTGGCTGGTGTATTCGAAGTCTTCTCAAGGATGGACATGCTATTGTAA
- the LEO1 gene encoding Paf1-complex subunit LEO1 (ancestral locus Anc_5.440), whose translation MAEENEERVDGVEDGPVEAVEEPVKEGVDGKMDDLFGDEEQESGPEESGDGEEKTEESESEGENDERPGRGGTETDDEEAEEQAMYTRKFYGEDADNASDEEEAAHRFKEQDVELVRHIVPYKTVDDEKEGKSTIYYAKVPEYLTIDPVPFDPPSFKSKVEQRLKSSSKEDQLGDRLIDENTIRWRYSRDENQQVYKESNAQIVQWSDGSFSLKLGAEYTDILVNDTDNTFFAVSHDQQELMQCYQGGEITKSLMFIPTSTNSKMYQKLTKAVIRRDQKQASGPGVYIVNRDPELEKSELEKKQQQVIRERRRRQLKETESRNSPDPSSGLGSYRRNPVASENEQDAFYGSSRRNEYEQDDFLVDDDEEEEAPYSDENDVLDDNDEEIDAEEANAERLRQLKREGAEKYRDRESGSDFTTKRRKVAIIDDDDDE comes from the coding sequence ATGGCGGAGGAGAATGAGGAACGTGTCGATGGAGTCGAAGACGGCCCAGTTGAAGCTGTAGAAGAGCCCGTGAAGGAAGGCGTGGATGGGAAGATGGATGATCTCTttggtgatgaagaacaggaaTCAGGGCCAGAGGAGAGTGGTGATGGCGAGGAGAAGACCGAGGAAAGTGAGAGCGAGGGGGAGAACGACGAAAGACCAGGTCGTGGTGGAACGGAGACggacgatgaagaagcagaggagCAGGCAATGTACACAAGGAAGTTCTATGGAGAGGACGCAGATAACGCAagcgatgaggaggaagcagCACACCGTTTTAAGGAGCAGGATGTAGAGTTGGTGAGACATATTGTTCCTTACAAGACtgtcgatgacgaaaagGAGGGAAAATCGACGATTTATTACGCGAAGGTTCCAGAGTACTTGACAATTGATCCTGTGCCATTCGATCCGCCCAGCTTCAAGTCGAAGGTGGAACAGAGGCTGaagtcttcttcaaaagaggATCAGCTTGGGGACCGtttgatcgatgagaacACGATCAGATGGAGGTATTCGCGGGATGAGAACCAGCAGGTTTACAAGGAATCGAACGCTCAGATTGTGCAATGGTCGGACGGGAGTTTCTCGCTCAAGTTGGGAGCTGAGTACACGGATATTCTGGTGAACGACACAGATAATACGTTTTTCGCGGTTTCGCACGACCAGCAGGAACTGATGCAATGCTACCAGGGCGGAGAAATCACCAAGTCGCTGATGTTCATCCCGACGTCGACAAACTCCAAGATGTACCAGAAACTGACAAAGGCAGTCATCCGGAGAGACCAGAAGCAGGCATCCGGTCCGGGAGTCTACATCGTGAACAGAGACCCAGAGCTTGAGAAGAGtgagctggagaagaaacagcagcaagTTATCAgggagagaagaagaagacagcTGAAAGAAACCGAGAGCCGAAACTCCCCGGATCCGTCGTCCGGGCTGGGCAGCTACAGGAGGAATCCCGTTGCGTCAGAGAACGAACAGGACGCATTCTacggcagcagcaggagaaATGAATACGAGCAGGATGATTTCCTTGTagatgacgacgaggaggaagaagcgCCCTACAGTGACGAAAATGATGTTCTAGATGACAACGACGAAGAAATAGATGCCGAAGAGGCAAACGCAGAACGGCTAAGACAACTGAAGAGAGAGGGCGCTGAGAAATACAGGGACCGGGAGTCCGGAAGCGATTTCACgacaaagagaagaaaagttGCCATTatcgacgacgacgacgacgagtgA
- the UBP2 gene encoding ubiquitin-specific protease UBP2 (ancestral locus Anc_5.443): MLQHDESDGKRYDELGSMDVMGLDMDKQDSVEPVAEPRSQEEEPSDSLDRGSDLGNAMLYPNISTHFPFKTSERLVDDLVHDLAFINSQDHDILYSDLHNGILRAPVLLYSRRISQLHSYQLGTLVDQVTLQTKYEYASKSCPAHNKVNVFMGVLVNIPQDSKISSTAVTELPIYHLKVSVKTRSLLENTRKRAGITHYHLLDEAELHPFDRQDLLTFDVSDPQLVDYAIYVTNDTNKLVLIEIFRPEFSAQEREECWSEDAIKRRYAESCSKYESLDPSDIPTQIDCMNTFYKIFKGPLNRRNSDEPLKTINSDNVVLNSRINPDWLTSKYGFKLHVDNDESTGESYPEFEPPDLTNYAEDEQVRRLRESFVRKCLELIFLGKMAIELYKKDTQTSNSKVFRSFNMIQTAFGKTAWYQVLGEQKSAFSFEPASPLDSNYHFINLLTCFYYVERDIIKNYETQCALDPENTGVYFDALSYVANRKGAYQLVAYCGKQDVVGQEALDQSLRLFGIDPKEVVLSAINDALLLSIYKSEIARNTNENYHADLKNALRLLAKCKSSSKLKFFADYEPYSNKLRGYEILEVDESVDDDIIETAYSIKVNDSPGLKIDCDRSLYTVATDKRSLRLFNFLTQQCPEFEEYYGPTNLSYFEALNLLQLNENAKDETILEVFQRMWNQEPVLESDHFLKLRSALAKIGLERNSRLILHFLSSGTIDASCLPADTWPAGLNNIGNTCYLNSLLQYYFSIAPLRDYVLGYHGTMENYQQNSVNHLRRIGGREVSDSEVERSVQFLHQLRELFHSMIYSTERCVTPKKELAYLAFAPSSFEVEFELPSNSMDNQDSAENRVDEGLIYGPHLPERAPDGLISLDSGGDKDLDLSMSQSLRKEDKDANEDISMTDTEKENIMTTSTRVAKISSDQLENALEMGRQQDVTECIGNVLFQLESASDPISLDEDNEQNDLIKQLFYGDIKQTIIPLANETQTRTKIERFSSLLVNIGDHPKDIYDALDLYFSDERLTMAEYGEVKRTVAATKFPRILQIHIQRVYYDRERFMPFKSIEPLPFNEVLYMDRYSDSKDPNLLKIKKETEAMKSKLATLKRRQRELLSVNDLGLSRKAAFIETINYLKSDALQTPEASCSDEKKSAIIRQLTQATTDIDNELTSLYHQISDLENKISKQFDEFQTIGYSLFAVFIHRGEASYGHYWVYIKDRFKNGIWRKYNDETITEVPESEVLNFTEGNTATPYFLVYIQKGHEQDIEPLKRIVDRT, encoded by the coding sequence ATGTTGCAACACGATGAAAGTGACGGTAAGAGATATGATGAACTGGGGAGTATGGATGTGATGGGACTAGATATGGATAAGCAGGACTCTGTCGAACCGGTGGCCGAACCAAGatctcaagaagaggagCCTTCAGATTCATTAGACAGGGGCAGCGATCTAGGAAATGCAATGCTCTATCCAAACATATCCACGCATTTCCCTTTCAAAACTTCCGAGAGGCTGGTTGATGACCTGGTTCATGATTTGGCTTTCATCAACTCTCAAGATCATGATATATTGTATTCCGATTTGCACAATGGTATACTAAGAGCACCTGTTCTCCTGTATTCGAGGAGGATTTCGCAACTGCATTCTTATCAACTGGGGACGTTGGTGGATCAGGTTACATTGCAAACGAAATACGAGTATGCCTCCAAATCCTGTCCCGCACATAATAAGGTTAACGTATTCATGGGAGTGCTGGTGAATATTCCGCAGGATTCGAAAATCTCTAGCACCGCCGTTACCGAATTACCCATTTATCACCTGAAAGTGAGTGTTAAAACACGCTCCCTGTTGgaaaatacaagaaaacgTGCTGGCATCACGCATTACCATCTTCTAGATGAAGCAGAGCTGCATCCATTTGATAGACAAGACTTGTTAACATTCGATGTAAGCGATCCTCAACTGGTGGACTACGCAATTTATGTCACTAATGACACGAACAAACTAGTGCTCATCGAGATCTTCAGGCCGGAGTTTAGCGCTCAGGAAAGGGAAGAATGTTGGTCTGAAGATGccatcaaaagaagatATGCGGAGTCCTGCAGTAAATATGAGTCGCTTGATCCATCTGACATCCCAACCCAAATTGACTGCATGAACACTTTctacaagatcttcaaaggGCCTCTCAATCGTCGGAACTCTGATGAACCGCTGAAAACGATAAACTCAGATAATGTTGTTCTAAACTCACGAATTAATCCGGACTGGCTAACATCCAAGTACGGATTTAAGCTGCATGTCGATAATGATGAGAGCACAGGTGAGAGTTATCCAGAATTTGAACCTCCAGATCTGACGAACTATGCTGAGGATGAGCAAGTTAGGAGATTGAGGGAGTCGTTTGTTAGGAAGTGCCTTGAACTCATCTTTTTGGGTAAAATGGCCATCGAGCTTTACAAAAAAGATACACAAACTTCAAATTCTAAAGTGTTTCGGTCTTTTAATATGATTCAAACGGCTTTCGGGAAAACTGCATGGTACCAAGTACTTGGCGAGCAAAAATCAGCATTTTCTTTTGAGCCTGCATCGCCACTGGATTCAAACTATCATTTTATCAATCTGTTGACTTGTTTTTATTATGTCGAGCGCGACATAATAAAGAATTATGAGACTCAATGCGCGCTAGACCCCGAAAATACCGGGGTTTACTTTGACGCTCTAAGTTACGTGGCTAATCGCAAAGGGGCATATCAGCTGGTTGCTTACTGTGGAAAACAAGATGTCGTTGGTCAAGAAGCACTTGATCAGTCTCTCAGACTCTTCGGGATAGACCCAAAGGAGGTGGTTTTGAGCGCAATTAATGATGCCTTACTGCTATCTATTTACAAGTCAGAGATAGCGAGAAATACAAATGAGAACTACCATGCGGATCTCAAGAATGCCTTACGGCTGTTAGCGAAATGTAAGAGTTCCTCGAAACTGAAGTTCTTTGCAGATTATGAACCTTACTCAAACAAACTGAGGGGTTACGAGATTCTGGAGGTCGATGAATCGGTTGATGACGACATCATTGAAACAGCATACTCCATCAAAGTTAATGATTCTCCGGGGCTGAAAATAGATTGCGATCGGTCGCTCTATACTGTGGCAACTGATAAAAGGAGCTTACgtcttttcaactttctcaCGCAACAATGTCCGGAGTTTGAGGAATACTACGGTCCTACCAATCTCTCGTACTTCGAAGCCTTGAACCTACTACAACTCAATGAAAATGCTAAGGATGAAACTATTCTTGAGGTTTTTCAACGCATGTGGAATCAAGAGCCCGTTCTAGAATCTGATCACTTCTTAAAGCTCAGGAGTGCGCTGGCCAAGATTGGTCTTGAAAGGAACAGCCGGTTGATATTGCACTTCTTAAGTAGTGGTACAATCGACGCGAGCTGCCTTCCGGCGGACACATGGCCAGCAGGCTTGAATAACATCGGAAATACCTGTTATCTGAACTCGCTGCTGCAGTATTACTTCTCTATAGCGCCGCTCCGCGACTATGTGCTCGGCTACCATGGAACGATGGAAAACTACCAACAAAACTCCGTAAACCATTTGCGCAGAATTGGTGGACGAGAGGTCAGCGATTCTGAGGTTGAACGGTCAGTCCAATTTTTACACCAGCTTCGTGAATTATTTCATTCTATGATTTATTCGACAGAAAGGTGTGTCACTCCTAAAAAAGAACTGGCTTACTTGGCGTTTGCTCCTAGCAGTTTTGAGGTTGAATTTGAGCTTCCGTCTAATTCAATGGATAACCAAGACTCTGCAGAAAACCGTGTGGATGAAGGATTAATTTATGGACCACATTTACCAGAACGTGCACCTGATGGACTTATAAGTCTGGATTCAGGTGGCGACAAGGACCTCGACCTGTCAATGTCGCAAAGTCTAAGAAAGGAGGACAAAGATGCTAACGAAGACATTTCTATGACTGATACggagaaagaaaatatTATGACCACATCTACTCGTGTGGCTAAGATCAGTTCAGATCAATTAGAAAACGCGCTAGAGATGGGAAGACAACAGGATGTCACAGAATGCATTGGCAACGTCCTATTTCAGTTGGAAAGTGCATCCGATCCAATAAGTCTTGACGAGGATAATGAACAGAACGATCTGATCAAGCAGCTCTTCTATGGGGATATCAAGCAGACTATTATACCGCTAGCGAATGAAACCCAAACGCGCACGAAGATCGAAAGGTTTTCCTCTCTTTTGGTGAATATTGGAGATCATCCAAAGGACATATACGATGCACTAGACCTCTATTTCAGTGATGAGCGTCTGACCATGGCGGAATACGGTGAAGTCAAGAGAACAGTGGCCGCCACTAAATTCCCAAGAATCTTACAGATACACATTCAGCGAGTATATTATGACCGAGAAAGGTTCATGCCATTTAAATCCATCGAGCCATTACCTTTCAATGAAGTGCTTTATATGGACAGGTATAGCGATTCAAAAGATCCCAACTTGCTGAAGATAAAGAAGGAAACTGAAGCTATGAAAAGTAAGCTTGCCACACTCAAAAGAAGACAAAGAGAGCTGCTCAGCGTCAATGACCTCGGACTTTCGAGAAAAGCTGCTTTCATTGAGACCATTAATTACTTGAAATCTGATGCTTTGCAAACGCCAGAGGCCTCCTGTTCGGACGAGAAAAAATCAGCCATCATTCGACAACTCACCCAAGCTACCACAGATATTGACAACGAGCTGACCTCGCTGTATCATCAAATCTCGGACCTGGAGAATAAAATAAGCAAGCAATTTGACGAATTCCAAACGATAGGCTACTCGCTTTTTGCCGTATTCATTCACAGAGGGGAAGCAAGCTATGGCCACTACTGGGTATACATCAAGGATAGATTCAAGAACGGCATTTGGAGAAAATACAACGACGAGACCATCACTGAAGTTCCCGAGAGCGAAGTGCTCAACTTCACCGAGGGCAACACTGCAACGCCATACTTCCTCGTGTACATCCAGAAAGGTCATGAGCAGGATATAGAGCCGCTAAAGAGAATAGTCGACCGTACATAa
- the CTS2 gene encoding putative chitinase (ancestral locus Anc_5.441), giving the protein MLWRPLIGNTLVVLLVLASVIIEMRLYKKVFRKAMERRVVEHVQSQEQRNQTSSVMSSSDDDSYLSGLYYSNWSPYSPRMHFPHDIDLSRVSHVYYAFFLVDGVSGAVKNGDVWSDTGMDLYKPLAVKMSKLDGDGDETRSLPKGCLGELFYLRHADLFPDQRTRNFKLIMCVGGWSNRDEFPKMVRDPRRVEVFVSSCIDTMFKYGFDGMELDWEFPEDDNCEPQAYLELTRRLREKMNELEAQIFGAAAGHPKFHLSVATPAFSGKLKILPIKEMDQYVDIWNMMTYDYYGEWSEKTGYHSNLYDGSQSAQEAFERKHIYSSDDDEGLNGDSAVQYMLKDAGIDSRKVCLGMAAYGRGFKHVDAKSSNGRFIDKKFRGVGGASEGEKGMWLYNQLPIKGSQEVFDPEYGSAFCYDAKHKTFVGYDNVDSVRMKAQYVKDKNLAGGFWWESCGDDHNNPSRSLLNAFTDEIRSVRKSDTLMYRQNQVLRFYIDKFGPNGYLSPFVQRILQREESTA; this is encoded by the coding sequence ATGTTGTGGAGGCCACTGATTGGCAATACACTGGTCGTCTTACTGGTGCTGGCTAGTGTGATAATCGAAATGCGGTTGTATAAAAAAGTATTCAGGAAGGCGATGGAGCGTCGAGTGGTTGAACATGTTCAGTCTCAGGAGCAGCGGAACCAGACCAGCTCGGTTATGAGCTCATCAGACGATGATAGTTATCTTTCAGGGCTTTATTACTCCAATTGGTCGCCATACTCGCCACGAATGCATTTCCCCCACGATATAGACTTGTCAAGGGTCTCACACGTCTACTatgctttcttcttggtcgACGGTGTCAGTGGTGCAGTTAAGAATGGCGACGTCTGGTCTGACACGGGAATGGATTTATACAAGCCTTTGGCTGTCAAGATGAGTAAATTGGACGGGGATGGGGATGAGACGAGATCTCTGCCCAAGGGCTGTCTGGGCGAGCTGTTCTATCTTCGACACGCAGATCTATTTCCAGATCAAAGGACTAGGAATTTTAAGCTTATAATGTGTGTTGGGGGATGGTCGAACCGAGATGAGTTCCCCAAGATGGTGAGGGACCCCAGGCGAGTTGAAGTTTTCGTGAGTTCATGTATCGATACGATGTTCAAGTACGGGTTTGACGGTATGGAGTTGGACTGGGAGTTTCCTGAAGATGATAACTGTGAACCGCAAGCGTACCTGGAGCTTACGAGAAGACTAAGGGAAAAGATGAACGAGCTTGAAGCGCAGATCTTCGGAGCGGCGGCAGGTCATCCTAAGTTTCATTTGTCTGTAGCCACGCCTGCGTTCTCGGGAAAGCTGAAGATTTTGCCCATCAAAGAGATGGACCAGTACGTTGACATCTGGAATATGATGACATATGATTATTATGGGGAGTGGTCGGAGAAGACAGGCTACCATAGCAACCTCTATGATGGATCGCAGAGCGCTCAGGAGGCCTTCGAGAGAAAGCATATTTACTCATccgacgatgatgaagggCTAAACGGCGATTCTGCAGTGCAATATATGTTGAAAGATGCAGGGATTGATTCGCGCAAGGTGTGCCTAGGAATGGCGGCTTACGGAAGAGGTTTCAAGCATGTAGACGCCAAAAGCTCGAATGGAAGGTTTATCGATAAGAAGTTTCGTGGAGTAGGGGGAGCTTCAGAAGGTGAGAAGGGCATGTGGCTCTATAATCAATTGCCTATCAAGGGATCTCAGGAAGTTTTTGATCCAGAGTATGGATCTGCTTTCTGCTATGATGCTAAGCATAAGACGTTTGTTGGGTACGATAACGTCGACTCGGTTCGTATGAAAGCCCAGTACGTGAAGGACAAGAATTTAGCCGGCGGATTTTGGTGGGAGTCATGCGGCGATGATCATAACAATCCCTCACGCTCTTTGTTGAACGCCTTCACTGACGAAATCCGCTCAGTTCGGAAATCTGACACACTGATGTATCGGCAAAACCAAGTTCTGCGCTTCTACATCGACAAATTTGGTCCTAATGGATACCTATCTCCTTTCGTGCAAAGAATTTTGCAGCGCGAAGAATCGACAGCCTAA